Proteins from a genomic interval of Loxodonta africana isolate mLoxAfr1 chromosome 25, mLoxAfr1.hap2, whole genome shotgun sequence:
- the EXOC8 gene encoding exocyst complex component 8, producing the protein MAMSMSDSGASRLRRQLESGGFEARLYVKQLSQQSDGDRDLQEHRQRIQALAEETAQNLKRNVYQNYRQFIETAREISYLESEMYQLSHLLTEQKSSLESIPLTLLPAAAAAGAAAASGGEEGGGGAGGRDHLRGQVGFFPTPGGASRDSSGPGEEGKQRTLTTLLEKVEGCRHLLETPGQYLVYNGDLVEYEADHMAQLQRVHGFLMNDCLLVATWLPQRRGMYRYNALYPLDGLAVVNVKDNPPMKDMFKLLMFPESRIFQAENAKIKREWLEVLEETKRALSEKRRREQEEAAAPRGPPQVTSKASNPFEDEEEEEEVVPEVEEEKVDLSMEWIQELPEDLDVCIAQRDFEGAVDLLDKLNHYLENKPSPPPVKELRAKVDERVRQLTEVLVFELSPDRSLRGGPKATRRAVSQLIRLGQCTKACELFLRNRAAAVHTAIRQLRIEGATLLYIHKLCHVFFTSLLETAREFETDFAGTDSGCYSAFVVWARSAMGMFVNAFSKQVFDSKESLSTAAECVKVAKEHCQQLGDIGLDLTFIIHALLVKDIQGALHSYKEIIIEATKHRNSEEMWRRMNLMTPEALGKLKEEMKSCGVSNFEQYTGDDCWVNLSYTVVAFTKQTMGFLEEALKLYFPELHMVLLESLMEIILVAVQHVDYSLRCEQDPEKKAFIRQNASFLYETVLPVVENRFEEGVGKPAKQLQDLRNASRLIRVNPESTTSVV; encoded by the coding sequence ATGGCGATGTCGATGTCGGACAGCGGGGCGAGCCGTCTGAGGCGGCAGCTGGAGTCGGGCGGCTTCGAGGCTCGGCTGTACGTGAAACAGCTCTCTCAGCAGTCGGACGGGGATCGGGACCTCCAGGAGCACCGGCAGCGCATCCAGGCGCTGGCGGAGGAGACGGCGCAGAACCTGAAGCGCAACGTGTACCAGAACTACCGGCAGTTCATAGAGACGGCCCGCGAGATCTCCTATTTGGAGAGCGAGATGTATCAGCTCAGCCATCTGCTTACCGAACAGAAGAGCAGCCTGGAGAGCATCCCACTCACCCTGCttcctgccgccgccgccgccggagcCGCCGCGGCCTctggtggggaggaggggggaggTGGGGCGGGGGGCCGAGACCACCTCAGAGGCCAGGTCGGCTTTTTCCCCACCCCTGGGGGCGCCTCCCGCGACAGTTCAGGTCCGGGTGAGGAGGGAAAGCAGCGCACCCTCACCACCCTTCTTGAGAAGGTGGAAGGCTGTCGGCACCTGCTAGAGACGCCGGGACAGTACCTGGTGTACAACGGGGACCTGGTGGAGTACGAGGCGGACCACATGGCCCAGCTACAGCGGGTGCATGGTTTTCTTATGAACGACTGTTTGCTGGTGGCCACCTGGCTGCCACAGCGGCGGGGAATGTATCGCTACAACGCTCTCTACCCCCTAGATGGCTTGGCCGTGGTCAATGTCAAGGACAACCCACCCATGAAGGACATGTTCAAGCTGCTCATGTTCCCGGAGAGCCGCATTTTTCAGGCGGAAAATGCAAAAATCAAACGGGAGTGGCTGGAAGTGCTGGAAGAAACCAAGAGGGCCCTTAGTGAGAAAAGACGAAGGGAGCAGGAGGAGGCAGCAGCCCCCCGAGGGCCGCCCCAAGTGACTTCCAAGGCCAGTAACCCATTCGaggatgaagaagaagaagaagaggttGTTCCTGAGGTGGAGGAAGAGAAAGTGGACCTCTCAATGGAATGGATCCAGGAGTTACCAGAAGACCTGGATGTCTGTATTGCTCAGAGGGATTTTGAAGGGGCCGTGGACCTGCTGGATAAGTTGAACCATTACCTAGAAAATAAGCCCAGTCCACCTCCTGTGAAAGAATTAAGGGCCAAAGTGGATGAGCGTGTTCGCCAGCTCACTGAGGTGTTAGTTTTTGAACTCTCTCCAGATCGTTCCCTGAGAGGCGGTCCCAAGGCTACTCGCAGAGCAGTTTCTCAGCTCATCCGATTGGGCCAGTGCACTAAGGCTTGTGAGCTGTTTTTGAGAAACAGGGCAGCCGCTGTGCATACTGCAATAAGACAGCTTCGCATTGAGGGTGCCACCTTACTGTATATTCATAAGCTGTGTCATGTCTTCTTTACCAGTCTTCTAGAGACTGCAAGGGAATTTGAGACAGATTTCGCAGGCACTGACAGTGGCTGCTATTCTGCCTTTGTGGTCTGGGCACGATCAGCCATGGGCATGTTTGTGAATGCTTTTAGCAAGCAGGTGTTTGATAGTAAAGAGAGCCTCTCTACAGCAGCAGAGTGTGTAAAGGTGGCCAAGGAGCATTGTCAGCAGCTGGGAGATATTGGATTGGATCTCACCTTCATCATCCATGCCCTTCTGGTGAAAGACATCCAGGGGGCCTTGCACAGTTACAAGGAAATCATAATTGAAGCCACTAAGCATCGCAATTCTGAGGAGATGTGGAGGAGGATGAACTTGATGACTCCAGAggctctgggtaaactcaaagaAGAGATGAAGAGTTGCGGGGTGAGTAATTTTGAGCAGTACACAGGGGATGACTGCTGGGTGAACCTCAGCTACACTGTGGTTGCTTTCACCAAACAGACCATGGGCTTCTTGGAAGAGGCCCTGAAGCTGTATTTCCCAGAGCTGCACATGGTGCTTTTGGAGAGCCTGATGGAGATCATTTTGGTTGCTGTCCAGCATGTGGATTATAGTCTGAGGTGTGAGCAGGACCCAGAGAAGAAGGCCTTTATTAGACAGAATGCATCCTTTCTCTATGAAACAGTCCTCCCTGTGGTGGAGAACAGGTTTGAAGAAGGTGTGGGGAAACCTGCCAAGCAACTCCAAGACCTGAGGAACGCATCCAGGCTCATTCGTGTGAATCCCGAGAGTACAACATCAGTGGTCTGA
- the SPRTN gene encoding DNA-dependent metalloprotease SPRTN isoform X1 yields MDEDLVLALQLQEEWDLEAARFDRAQEPLSLVDASWELVDPTPDLQALFVQFNDRFFWGQLEAVEVKWSVRMTLCAGICSYEGRGGMCSIRLSEPLLKLRPRKDLVETLLHEMIHAYLFVTNNDKDREGHGPEFCKHMHRINRLTGANITVYHTFHDEVDEYRRHWWRCNGPCQNKKPYYGYVKRATNRAPSAHDYWWAEHQRTCGGTYIKIKEPENYSKKGKGKTKLGEHPVSAAENKDKPTRGETQLLIPFTGKGYVLGETSNSLSSEKLITTHAVNKTQDLLSQDHSANALRPNSKIEVKFEQNGSSKRTPLVSTVLNNSHQNVLSNYFPRVSVANQKAFRSVNGSSPKSSAVGDILKNSVSSGSQRRVTSSKTFLRNSLKTLESTSLTAFQDVSGSDDEFPNKRPRLEDKTLFDSFFIKKEQLQSGGSDPKCNSHPTTSAQNSSSLSGQNQMVNCPVCQKEVLESQINEHLDWCLEGDSIKIKS; encoded by the exons ATGGACGAAGACCTGGTTTTGGCCTTGCAGCTGCAGGAGGAGTGGGACTTGGAGGCCGCGCGATTCGACCGCGCCCAGGAACCCCTGTCGCTGGTGGACGCGTCCTGGGAGCTGGTGGACCCCACCCCGGACCTGCAGGCCCTCTTCGTGCAGTTCAACGACCGGTTCTTTTGGGGCCAGCTGGAGGCTGTGGAGGTGAAATGGAGCGTGCGAATGACCCT GTGTGCTGGGATATGCAGCTATGAAGGGAGGGGTGGAATGTGTTCCATCCGACTCAGTGAACCCCTTTTAAAGTTAAGACCAAGAAAGGATCTCGTAGAG ACTCTCTTGCATGAAATGATCCATGCTTATTTATTTGTCACTAATAATGATAAAGACCGGGAAGGGCATGGTCCAGAGTTTTGTAAGCATATGCATCGCATCAACCGTCTGACTGGAGCCAACATAACA GTGTACCATACTTTTCATGATGAGGTGGATGAGTATCGTCGACATTGGTGGCGCTGCAATGGCCCCTGTCAAAACAAAAAACCGTATTACGGCTATGTAAAACGTGCTACTAACCGGGCCCCCTCTGCTCATGACTATTGGTGGGCCGAGCACCAGAGAACTTGCGGAGGCACTTACATAAAAATCAAGGAGCCAGAGAACTACTcaaaaaaagggaaaggaaagacaAAACTAGGAGAGCACCCAGTATCAGCAGCAGAGAATAAAG ATAAACCAACGAGAGGTGAGACACAGCTGTTAATTCCCTTTACTGGAAAAGGATATGTTCTAGGAGAAACAAGCAATTCGTTGTCATCTGAGAAATTAATCACCACACATGCCGTTAATAAAACGCAAGATCTTTTAAGTCAAGACCATTCGGCAAATGCTTTAAGACCTAATTCTAAAATTGAGGTGAAATTTGAACAAAATGGCTCAAGTAAAAGAACTCCTCTAGTCTCCACTGTTCTTAATAACAGTCACCAAAATGTTTTAAGCAACTATTTTCCTAGAGTGTCAGTTGCCAACCAGAAGGCTTTCAGAAGTGTGAATGGATCTTCTCCAAAAAGCTCAGCAGTTGGTGACATCCTTAAAAACTCAGTCTCTTCTGGTTCTCAGAGAAGGGTtacatcttccaagacattcCTAAGAAATTCTTTAAAAACACTGGAATCAACATCTCTGACTGCATTCCAGGATGTTAGTGGTTCCGATGATGAATTCCCAAATAAACGACCCAGGCTAGAAGACAAGACTCTTTTTGACAGTTTTTTTATTAAGAAAGAGCAACTACAAAGTGGTGGTAGTGATCCAAAGTGTAATTCACATCCTACAACTTCAGCTCAGAATTCTAGTAGTTTATCTGGTCAGAACCAGATGGTTAATTGTCCTGTTTGTCAGAAGGAAGTTTTGGAGTCTCAAATTAATGAGCACTTGGACTGGTGCCTTGAAGGTGATAGCATTAAAATCAAAAGCTAA
- the SPRTN gene encoding DNA-dependent metalloprotease SPRTN isoform X2, with amino-acid sequence MDEDLVLALQLQEEWDLEAARFDRAQEPLSLVDASWELVDPTPDLQALFVQFNDRFFWGQLEAVEVKWSVRMTLCAGICSYEGRGGMCSIRLSEPLLKLRPRKDLVEVYHTFHDEVDEYRRHWWRCNGPCQNKKPYYGYVKRATNRAPSAHDYWWAEHQRTCGGTYIKIKEPENYSKKGKGKTKLGEHPVSAAENKDKPTRGETQLLIPFTGKGYVLGETSNSLSSEKLITTHAVNKTQDLLSQDHSANALRPNSKIEVKFEQNGSSKRTPLVSTVLNNSHQNVLSNYFPRVSVANQKAFRSVNGSSPKSSAVGDILKNSVSSGSQRRVTSSKTFLRNSLKTLESTSLTAFQDVSGSDDEFPNKRPRLEDKTLFDSFFIKKEQLQSGGSDPKCNSHPTTSAQNSSSLSGQNQMVNCPVCQKEVLESQINEHLDWCLEGDSIKIKS; translated from the exons ATGGACGAAGACCTGGTTTTGGCCTTGCAGCTGCAGGAGGAGTGGGACTTGGAGGCCGCGCGATTCGACCGCGCCCAGGAACCCCTGTCGCTGGTGGACGCGTCCTGGGAGCTGGTGGACCCCACCCCGGACCTGCAGGCCCTCTTCGTGCAGTTCAACGACCGGTTCTTTTGGGGCCAGCTGGAGGCTGTGGAGGTGAAATGGAGCGTGCGAATGACCCT GTGTGCTGGGATATGCAGCTATGAAGGGAGGGGTGGAATGTGTTCCATCCGACTCAGTGAACCCCTTTTAAAGTTAAGACCAAGAAAGGATCTCGTAGAG GTGTACCATACTTTTCATGATGAGGTGGATGAGTATCGTCGACATTGGTGGCGCTGCAATGGCCCCTGTCAAAACAAAAAACCGTATTACGGCTATGTAAAACGTGCTACTAACCGGGCCCCCTCTGCTCATGACTATTGGTGGGCCGAGCACCAGAGAACTTGCGGAGGCACTTACATAAAAATCAAGGAGCCAGAGAACTACTcaaaaaaagggaaaggaaagacaAAACTAGGAGAGCACCCAGTATCAGCAGCAGAGAATAAAG ATAAACCAACGAGAGGTGAGACACAGCTGTTAATTCCCTTTACTGGAAAAGGATATGTTCTAGGAGAAACAAGCAATTCGTTGTCATCTGAGAAATTAATCACCACACATGCCGTTAATAAAACGCAAGATCTTTTAAGTCAAGACCATTCGGCAAATGCTTTAAGACCTAATTCTAAAATTGAGGTGAAATTTGAACAAAATGGCTCAAGTAAAAGAACTCCTCTAGTCTCCACTGTTCTTAATAACAGTCACCAAAATGTTTTAAGCAACTATTTTCCTAGAGTGTCAGTTGCCAACCAGAAGGCTTTCAGAAGTGTGAATGGATCTTCTCCAAAAAGCTCAGCAGTTGGTGACATCCTTAAAAACTCAGTCTCTTCTGGTTCTCAGAGAAGGGTtacatcttccaagacattcCTAAGAAATTCTTTAAAAACACTGGAATCAACATCTCTGACTGCATTCCAGGATGTTAGTGGTTCCGATGATGAATTCCCAAATAAACGACCCAGGCTAGAAGACAAGACTCTTTTTGACAGTTTTTTTATTAAGAAAGAGCAACTACAAAGTGGTGGTAGTGATCCAAAGTGTAATTCACATCCTACAACTTCAGCTCAGAATTCTAGTAGTTTATCTGGTCAGAACCAGATGGTTAATTGTCCTGTTTGTCAGAAGGAAGTTTTGGAGTCTCAAATTAATGAGCACTTGGACTGGTGCCTTGAAGGTGATAGCATTAAAATCAAAAGCTAA